The following are encoded in a window of Paracoccus seriniphilus genomic DNA:
- a CDS encoding glycerate kinase type-2 family protein, with product MTQQVAPGPDGFLRGLFDMAVAVADPMRVVPAHLPPRPKGRLIVIGAGKASARMAEAVEAHYGPCEGLVITRYGYARPCQGIRIVEAAHPVPDQAGLNASAEMLDLLQGLGPEDLVLALISGGGSALLCAPAFGLDLKQKSAVNDALLASGAPISQMNLLRKHLSRVKGGQLAAAAYPAPMLSLLMSDVPGDDPAMIASGPTVGDDSDAASALAIAERWSIPLPEAARNALAQGKSGVVKTDDPRLAQARSVIVAAPAQSIAAAAKAAEQAGIDLRFLGDQIEGEARDVAAAQVEQAIQIAATMTAENPPVLMLSGGELTVTRSGSGSGGPNAEFVLAAALALQGHPHIHVLACDTDGVDGAAEVAGAIAGPGTLAQAASQGIDARSALDDNDAHGFFASVGGQIVTGPTLTNVNDFRAILILPPQPQDQEIVQAP from the coding sequence GTGACGCAGCAGGTTGCACCGGGTCCGGATGGGTTTCTGCGCGGATTGTTCGACATGGCGGTCGCGGTGGCGGACCCGATGCGGGTGGTTCCTGCGCATCTGCCGCCACGTCCCAAGGGGCGATTGATCGTGATCGGCGCGGGCAAGGCCAGCGCCCGCATGGCCGAGGCCGTCGAGGCCCATTATGGCCCCTGTGAAGGGCTGGTGATTACCCGCTATGGCTATGCGCGCCCCTGTCAGGGGATACGCATCGTCGAGGCTGCACATCCGGTGCCGGATCAGGCCGGCCTGAACGCCTCGGCTGAAATGCTGGATTTGTTGCAGGGGCTGGGACCGGAGGATCTGGTCCTGGCGCTGATATCGGGCGGTGGTTCGGCCCTGCTGTGCGCGCCGGCCTTTGGCCTTGATCTGAAACAGAAAAGTGCGGTGAATGATGCACTTCTGGCGTCTGGCGCACCGATTTCGCAGATGAACCTGCTGCGCAAGCATCTCAGCCGGGTCAAGGGAGGCCAGCTTGCAGCTGCGGCATATCCTGCCCCCATGCTGTCGCTGCTGATGTCGGATGTGCCCGGCGATGATCCGGCGATGATTGCATCGGGGCCCACGGTCGGGGATGACAGCGATGCGGCCTCGGCGCTCGCGATTGCCGAGCGTTGGAGCATTCCTTTGCCTGAAGCGGCGCGAAATGCGCTGGCGCAAGGGAAAAGCGGTGTCGTGAAGACGGATGATCCACGGCTGGCCCAGGCCCGCAGCGTGATCGTTGCCGCGCCCGCACAATCCATCGCGGCAGCGGCAAAGGCGGCAGAGCAGGCCGGGATTGATTTGCGCTTTCTGGGTGATCAGATCGAAGGTGAGGCCCGCGACGTCGCGGCGGCGCAGGTAGAGCAGGCCATCCAGATTGCTGCGACGATGACAGCTGAAAATCCGCCGGTTCTCATGTTGTCGGGTGGTGAACTGACCGTCACCCGCAGCGGGTCAGGCAGTGGCGGCCCCAATGCCGAATTCGTGCTGGCCGCGGCATTGGCCCTGCAGGGGCATCCGCATATTCATGTTCTGGCCTGCGATACCGACGGAGTCGATGGCGCAGCCGAGGTTGCCGGGGCGATTGCCGGACCCGGAACGTTGGCGCAGGCTGCAAGTCAAGGCATTGATGCACGTTCAGCGCTTGACGACAATGATGCGCATGGCTTCTTTGCCAGCGTCGGCGGCCAGATCGTGACCGGCCCGACGCTGACAAATGTCAATGATTTCCGGGCCATCCTGATCCTGCCGCCGCAGCCTCAGGACCAGGAAATTGTTCAGGCACCATAG
- a CDS encoding D-lyxose/D-mannose family sugar isomerase: protein MKRSRINSIMAEADQMIREYGFVLPPFARWTPEEFRARASQARHVIDARCGWDITDYGAGNFDEMGLFLFTLRNGLLSDLQKGTGMCYAEKLLISRQDQLSPMHTHVIKAEDIINRGGATLVIELYGSDDHGNFAEDRGGRVWCDGIAHDYAAGEKLKLAPGESVTLRPGDWHAFWGEGGDVLIGEVSTVNDDETDNIFREPIGRFSSIEEDEEPTHLLVSDYARMLG, encoded by the coding sequence ATGAAACGTTCCCGCATCAACAGCATCATGGCCGAAGCAGATCAGATGATCCGCGAGTACGGCTTTGTCCTGCCCCCCTTCGCCCGCTGGACGCCCGAGGAATTCCGCGCCCGTGCCTCGCAGGCGCGTCACGTCATCGACGCGCGCTGTGGCTGGGACATCACCGATTACGGTGCCGGAAACTTCGATGAAATGGGGCTGTTCCTGTTCACCCTGCGCAACGGGCTGTTGTCCGATCTGCAAAAGGGCACCGGCATGTGCTATGCCGAGAAGCTACTGATTTCGCGTCAGGATCAGCTGTCCCCGATGCATACCCATGTCATCAAGGCCGAGGACATCATCAATCGGGGCGGTGCGACCCTGGTGATCGAACTGTATGGCAGCGACGATCACGGCAATTTTGCCGAGGATCGCGGCGGGCGTGTCTGGTGCGATGGTATCGCGCATGATTACGCGGCGGGAGAGAAGCTGAAACTGGCTCCGGGCGAAAGCGTGACCCTGCGACCTGGCGACTGGCATGCCTTCTGGGGCGAGGGTGGCGATGTGCTGATCGGCGAGGTTTCCACCGTGAACGATGACGAGACGGACAATATCTTCCGCGAACCCATCGGCCGGTTTTCCTCGATCGAAGAGGACGAGGAGCCGACGCATCTTCTGGTCAGCGATTACGCACGGATGCTGGGGTGA
- a CDS encoding MGH1-like glycoside hydrolase domain-containing protein, which yields MPEQADDLMARAVEIMTENDRGSYTVPTKGLYPYQWNWDSCLTALGQAHFDEARAWTEIETLMAHQWPCGMVPHIIFHEKSDSYFPGPDTWQTGRPVPTTGITQPAVAGFAMARLLSRAKDRSAALRRARALLFKVSAWHDWFYRTRDPQGTGLVAIIHPWESGRDNSIDWDAALARVPTEGLEPFTRQDILHANPDHRPTQAQYDRYIWLVQHFRGLGWDTSRLHDASPFRVVDPGFNAILIRACDELADLAMELGETELAARNRAYAERGRAALESLWDDKLEQYLCFDRAIGAAVDSPSIGGILAVFAGLPDHRVDALARRVGLLARRCGFLVPSHDPAAKGFESLRYWRGPVWLVVNYMIADGFAKAGHRQVAKHIDDDSLRLIAESGFAEYYDPITAEPCGGGRFTWTAAMVLEILNGQKAAA from the coding sequence ATGCCAGAACAAGCCGATGACCTGATGGCGCGTGCCGTCGAGATCATGACCGAGAATGACAGAGGCAGCTATACCGTTCCGACCAAAGGGCTTTATCCATATCAATGGAACTGGGACAGTTGCCTGACTGCTCTGGGACAGGCGCATTTCGACGAAGCGCGCGCCTGGACCGAGATTGAAACCCTGATGGCGCATCAATGGCCCTGCGGGATGGTGCCACACATCATTTTTCACGAGAAGAGCGACAGCTACTTTCCCGGGCCGGATACCTGGCAGACCGGCAGGCCCGTCCCGACGACAGGGATCACCCAGCCGGCAGTGGCGGGATTTGCCATGGCGCGTCTGCTTTCGCGGGCCAAGGATCGTTCGGCGGCGCTGAGGCGCGCCCGCGCGTTGCTGTTCAAGGTCAGCGCATGGCATGACTGGTTCTATCGGACCCGCGATCCCCAAGGGACCGGACTGGTCGCGATCATCCATCCATGGGAATCCGGGCGCGACAATTCGATTGACTGGGACGCAGCCCTGGCCCGCGTTCCAACCGAGGGGCTTGAGCCCTTCACCCGTCAGGACATCCTGCATGCCAATCCCGATCACCGGCCCACGCAGGCGCAATATGATCGCTATATCTGGCTGGTCCAGCATTTCCGCGGGCTTGGTTGGGATACGTCACGGCTGCATGATGCGTCACCTTTCAGGGTGGTGGATCCTGGTTTCAACGCAATCCTGATCCGCGCCTGTGACGAGCTGGCCGATCTGGCGATGGAACTGGGCGAAACCGAATTGGCCGCGCGCAACCGTGCCTATGCCGAACGCGGCCGGGCAGCGCTAGAAAGCCTGTGGGATGACAAACTGGAGCAGTATCTGTGCTTTGACCGGGCAATCGGTGCCGCCGTTGACAGCCCGTCAATCGGCGGCATTCTGGCGGTCTTTGCAGGTCTGCCTGATCATCGCGTGGATGCTCTGGCTCGGCGGGTCGGATTGCTGGCCCGTCGCTGTGGCTTTCTTGTGCCCAGCCATGATCCTGCTGCCAAAGGGTTTGAATCGCTGCGTTATTGGCGCGGGCCGGTCTGGCTGGTGGTGAACTACATGATTGCCGATGGATTCGCAAAAGCCGGGCACCGGCAGGTGGCGAAGCATATCGACGACGACAGCCTGCGCCTGATTGCCGAGTCGGGATTTGCAGAATATTACGATCCCATTACCGCAGAGCCTTGCGGCGGCGGGCGCTTTACCTGGACCGCCGCGATGGTCCTGGAAATTCTGAATGGACAAAAGGCAGCCGCATGA
- a CDS encoding ABC transporter ATP-binding protein: MAEIQIKGVAKSFGAFTALHSVDMTISDREFMVLLGASGCGKTTLLRIIAGLETPTQGEVWIGGRRVDHLPPKERGIAMVFQNYAVFPHLTVFENIAFGLRMQKMAQPEVQRRVNRCAELMHIEQLLKRYSGQLSGGQRQRVAVARALAMEPEVILMDEPLSNLDALLRLEMRSELKGVLAESKTTAIYVTHDQVEAMSLADRISVMNGGHIVQSADPVEVYRNPAARFVAGFIGNPPMNFLPARQTGAGRYHVAGTDVIGPDTDARIEYAVRPEDLTLTEPGQGLSATIRVVEPLGAHILVTCDVEGASFRAIIDSDARVKPGDRLNLAPMPDRVRWFDKETGLSVQ, from the coding sequence ATGGCCGAGATCCAGATCAAGGGCGTCGCCAAGTCATTCGGGGCCTTTACCGCCCTGCACTCTGTCGACATGACCATTTCCGACCGCGAATTCATGGTGCTTCTGGGCGCCTCGGGTTGCGGCAAGACCACGTTGTTGCGCATCATTGCCGGGCTGGAGACACCGACACAGGGCGAAGTGTGGATCGGCGGGCGCCGCGTCGATCACCTGCCGCCCAAGGAACGCGGCATCGCGATGGTGTTCCAGAACTATGCCGTCTTTCCGCATCTGACCGTGTTCGAAAACATCGCCTTCGGGCTACGGATGCAAAAGATGGCACAGCCCGAGGTTCAGCGCCGCGTGAACCGCTGCGCCGAACTGATGCATATCGAACAATTGCTCAAACGCTATTCGGGCCAGCTTTCAGGCGGCCAACGCCAGCGTGTTGCCGTGGCCCGCGCCTTGGCGATGGAGCCTGAAGTGATCCTTATGGACGAACCCTTGTCCAATCTGGATGCCTTGTTGCGTCTGGAAATGCGGTCCGAACTGAAAGGTGTGCTGGCAGAATCCAAGACCACGGCCATCTATGTGACCCATGATCAGGTCGAAGCCATGAGTCTGGCGGATCGGATCTCGGTCATGAACGGCGGTCATATCGTCCAATCCGCCGATCCGGTCGAGGTTTATCGCAACCCCGCGGCGCGTTTCGTCGCCGGTTTCATCGGCAACCCGCCGATGAATTTCCTGCCGGCCAGACAGACGGGAGCTGGGCGATATCACGTTGCGGGAACCGATGTCATTGGACCCGATACCGATGCCCGGATCGAATATGCCGTGCGCCCCGAAGACCTGACTCTGACCGAGCCAGGGCAGGGACTGAGTGCCACCATCCGTGTGGTCGAGCCTCTTGGTGCCCATATTCTGGTGACCTGCGATGTAGAGGGCGCCTCATTTCGCGCGATTATCGACAGTGACGCACGCGTCAAGCCGGGGGACCGCCTGAACCTGGCGCCAATGCCTGACCGCGTGCGATGGTTTGACAAAGAGACCGGGCTTTCGGTCCAGTAG
- a CDS encoding carbohydrate ABC transporter permease, with amino-acid sequence MSDTVTAPPSVRKAGRWVFISGVVLLCVWTLLPIYLLMVNALSTPEEVNGFPKSFIPSFDLTSLRFFLEFEGVLNALWNSIRVAVVTMILSIGLGAPAGYALSRFDFPGKEVFRFLVVMTRAFPLPLLALPLAVMFLRVGLDDSILGLALVHTTLALPFAVLITFSLFSGIPFELEEAAFTLGCTRIQAFRKVVLPLAAPGIAASAVFAFVISWNEVFAAAVLTIKNRTLTAFLMQSLDWSPLHLKFAGAAALVLPALIFIFAVRKYLFAMWGIANR; translated from the coding sequence ATGAGCGATACCGTCACGGCTCCCCCTTCGGTCCGCAAGGCCGGACGCTGGGTCTTTATCAGCGGCGTGGTGCTGCTTTGCGTCTGGACGCTGCTGCCAATCTATCTGCTGATGGTCAACGCGCTCTCCACCCCGGAAGAGGTGAACGGATTTCCCAAATCCTTCATTCCGTCATTCGATCTGACTTCGCTGCGCTTCTTCCTGGAATTCGAAGGCGTGCTGAACGCCCTGTGGAATTCAATCCGGGTGGCGGTGGTCACCATGATCCTGTCAATCGGCCTTGGGGCACCTGCGGGCTATGCACTGTCGCGTTTTGACTTTCCGGGCAAGGAAGTATTCCGCTTTCTGGTGGTGATGACGCGGGCCTTCCCCCTGCCTTTGCTGGCGCTGCCGCTTGCGGTGATGTTCCTGCGCGTGGGTCTGGACGATTCGATTCTGGGTCTGGCGCTGGTGCATACGACGCTGGCGTTGCCCTTTGCGGTCCTGATCACCTTTTCGCTGTTTTCCGGGATTCCCTTTGAACTGGAAGAGGCCGCCTTCACTCTGGGCTGCACGCGAATTCAGGCCTTTCGCAAGGTGGTGCTTCCGCTGGCCGCGCCCGGAATTGCTGCCAGCGCGGTCTTTGCCTTCGTCATCTCTTGGAACGAGGTCTTCGCGGCAGCCGTGCTGACCATCAAGAACCGCACGTTGACCGCATTTCTGATGCAATCCCTCGACTGGTCGCCACTGCACCTGAAATTCGCCGGGGCTGCCGCACTTGTCCTTCCCGCCCTCATCTTCATCTTCGCGGTCAGAAAATATCTGTTCGCGATGTGGGGCATTGCAAACCGATAG
- a CDS encoding carbohydrate ABC transporter permease, giving the protein MPRYIPYLLLLPATVFLIIFFLYPFTQVAIESFTSNGSWSLANFQKASSHWKFGEAFKNTMLLAALVVPIQLAMSLTMATVVQKLQKGRSAILYIFAIPLGISDLAAGLIWLSIFEQSGFLNSILVNMGLIEKPILYLSYQSPWVILFAIMLAEIWRATAIMMVILVAGLGLIPREYGEAAEVFGATRWQRFYKVTLPMLRPSLQTALILRVILAFEVFAVVIALGGTQMPVLMSETFNWQFNLQDRGVAAAYAMVILAVSVVFTLIILRALHVPKEARS; this is encoded by the coding sequence ATGCCGCGCTATATTCCCTATCTGCTGTTGCTGCCCGCAACGGTGTTTCTGATCATATTCTTTCTGTATCCGTTCACGCAGGTGGCCATCGAGAGCTTTACCTCGAACGGGAGCTGGAGCCTTGCGAATTTCCAGAAGGCAAGCAGCCACTGGAAATTCGGCGAAGCCTTCAAGAACACCATGCTGCTGGCGGCGCTGGTCGTGCCAATCCAGCTTGCCATGTCGCTGACCATGGCGACCGTGGTGCAAAAGCTGCAAAAGGGCCGCAGCGCGATCCTGTATATCTTCGCGATTCCGCTGGGGATTTCGGATCTGGCGGCGGGGCTGATCTGGCTGTCGATTTTTGAACAATCGGGCTTTCTCAACAGCATTCTGGTCAATATGGGGCTGATCGAAAAGCCGATCCTGTATCTCAGCTATCAGTCGCCATGGGTCATCCTGTTCGCGATCATGCTGGCCGAGATATGGCGCGCAACCGCGATCATGATGGTGATCCTCGTTGCGGGTCTGGGGCTGATCCCGCGCGAATATGGCGAGGCCGCCGAAGTCTTTGGTGCAACCCGCTGGCAGCGCTTCTACAAGGTCACGCTGCCGATGCTGCGCCCCTCGCTACAGACGGCGCTGATCCTTCGCGTCATTCTGGCATTCGAGGTTTTTGCCGTGGTGATCGCCTTGGGTGGCACCCAGATGCCGGTGCTGATGAGCGAAACCTTCAACTGGCAATTCAACCTGCAGGACCGTGGCGTCGCCGCCGCTTATGCGATGGTGATTCTGGCGGTTTCAGTCGTGTTCACACTGATCATTCTGCGTGCGCTGCACGTTCCCAAGGAGGCACGGTCATGA
- a CDS encoding ABC transporter substrate-binding protein, producing the protein MKSFKPILGAVSGLALMLGAVSAQAEVLFWSTQAQPVEETQKMRDEVVAGFEAGVDYQAPESGPWLTRAQAELSAGSGAVGVLGGLHGDLTAVRGGLADLSDIDISAIPAELAALGKLDTEQQKYIPWMQATFLMVANKKALAYLPEGADLNALTYDQLIDWAKAMAEGEGGPKFGFPAGPKGLKHRFFQGFLLPSYTGSTVNEFRSAEAEEAWGKFRELWQYANPASTNYNFMQEQLVNDEVWLTFDHIARISEAFNTRPDDFVAFPVPAGPKGRGFMTVVAGMGVPETAPDMAEAKALIDYMLKPETQLATLRATNFYPVVSVDMPDDVPASVKASGPAIATMTAAEDALPVLLPMGMGDLNGQFNQVYVDTFEQIILAGREIRPTLEQQAEALRALMDEAQAPCWLPDAPSEGACPVN; encoded by the coding sequence ATGAAATCATTCAAGCCAATTCTTGGTGCAGTTTCGGGTCTGGCGCTAATGCTGGGTGCGGTTTCCGCGCAGGCGGAAGTGCTGTTCTGGTCGACGCAGGCGCAACCTGTCGAGGAAACGCAGAAGATGCGCGATGAGGTCGTGGCCGGGTTTGAAGCCGGTGTCGATTACCAAGCGCCGGAAAGCGGTCCGTGGCTGACACGTGCGCAGGCCGAATTGTCCGCCGGATCGGGGGCCGTCGGGGTTCTGGGTGGTCTGCACGGCGATCTGACCGCCGTGCGTGGTGGGCTTGCCGATCTGAGCGATATCGATATTTCGGCAATTCCTGCCGAACTGGCGGCCCTGGGCAAGCTGGATACCGAGCAGCAGAAATACATCCCATGGATGCAGGCCACATTCCTGATGGTGGCCAACAAGAAGGCGCTGGCATACTTGCCCGAAGGCGCGGATCTGAATGCGCTTACCTATGATCAGCTGATCGATTGGGCCAAGGCCATGGCCGAGGGCGAGGGCGGTCCCAAGTTCGGCTTTCCGGCCGGTCCCAAGGGGCTGAAACACCGTTTTTTCCAAGGTTTCCTTTTGCCCAGTTATACCGGCTCGACGGTCAACGAATTCCGCTCTGCCGAAGCCGAAGAAGCCTGGGGCAAGTTTCGGGAACTGTGGCAATATGCCAACCCTGCCTCGACCAATTACAACTTCATGCAGGAGCAGCTGGTCAATGACGAGGTCTGGCTGACATTCGATCACATCGCCCGCATTTCCGAGGCATTCAACACGCGGCCCGACGATTTCGTGGCCTTTCCGGTTCCGGCCGGACCCAAGGGACGCGGATTCATGACCGTGGTTGCCGGTATGGGCGTGCCCGAAACTGCGCCAGACATGGCCGAGGCCAAGGCTCTGATCGATTATATGCTGAAGCCTGAAACCCAGCTTGCGACCTTGCGTGCCACCAATTTCTATCCGGTTGTGTCGGTTGATATGCCGGATGACGTTCCGGCATCGGTCAAGGCCTCGGGCCCGGCCATTGCGACCATGACGGCGGCCGAAGATGCGCTGCCTGTTCTGTTGCCGATGGGCATGGGCGATCTGAACGGCCAGTTCAATCAGGTCTATGTCGACACATTCGAACAGATCATCCTCGCCGGACGCGAAATCCGCCCGACGCTGGAACAGCAGGCCGAGGCCCTGCGTGCGCTGATGGATGAAGCGCAGGCACCCTGCTGGCTACCGGATGCGCCCTCCGAAGGAGCATGTCCGGTCAATTAA
- a CDS encoding LacI family DNA-binding transcriptional regulator — MKKPTLRSVAAEAEVSVATVSQVLRGVGRISEDTREKVMNAAKRLNYVPDGRAASMRSGEVREVGLLVHNVANPFNAEVVSGVTDFLDSQGYLASVLDSRDDATRQRRQIELLVRSARAGLMWVPARDTPADTVALLHTHGVPNVTFLRHAAGHAADHVGIHNRAATRLATTHLADLGHRCIAYLGGNLDVESRLDRISGYREIMAERNLAQPVIWPCDDSRKAGMQAFQQLHVAHPEVTAVVCNGDMIALGATLALARAGLRPGLDVSVVGFDGIEEAALAAEPLTTISIRPYQLGQTLAETLIRRIRTPAAPYAELLVHGELITGATTNTLHQSAAS; from the coding sequence ATGAAGAAACCAACTCTCCGATCTGTCGCAGCCGAGGCCGAAGTCTCGGTCGCCACTGTCAGTCAGGTCCTGCGCGGCGTTGGTCGCATCTCGGAAGACACGCGTGAAAAGGTGATGAACGCGGCCAAAAGGCTGAACTATGTGCCTGACGGGCGCGCGGCCTCGATGCGCTCGGGCGAAGTGCGCGAAGTCGGCTTGCTGGTCCATAACGTCGCCAACCCTTTCAATGCCGAGGTCGTCAGCGGCGTCACCGATTTTCTGGACAGTCAGGGCTATCTCGCCTCGGTTCTCGACAGCCGGGACGATGCCACACGCCAACGTCGCCAGATCGAGCTGCTGGTGCGCAGCGCCCGTGCCGGGCTGATGTGGGTTCCCGCACGCGATACGCCAGCAGATACGGTCGCCCTGCTGCACACGCATGGCGTGCCAAATGTAACTTTCTTGCGGCACGCAGCCGGTCATGCCGCTGATCATGTCGGCATTCACAATCGTGCGGCCACACGCCTCGCGACCACGCATCTGGCCGATCTGGGGCATCGCTGCATCGCCTATCTCGGCGGAAATCTGGATGTTGAATCCCGTCTTGACCGGATTTCCGGCTATCGCGAAATCATGGCCGAGCGCAATCTGGCCCAGCCCGTCATCTGGCCCTGTGACGACAGCCGGAAGGCCGGCATGCAGGCCTTTCAGCAGTTGCATGTCGCCCATCCCGAAGTGACTGCGGTGGTGTGCAATGGCGACATGATCGCCCTTGGCGCCACGCTGGCCCTTGCCCGCGCAGGGCTGCGGCCGGGTCTGGATGTTTCCGTGGTCGGCTTTGACGGGATCGAAGAGGCCGCGCTGGCCGCCGAACCGCTGACGACCATATCGATCCGGCCCTATCAATTGGGCCAGACCCTGGCAGAGACATTGATCCGCCGAATCCGCACGCCTGCAGCACCCTATGCAGAGCTGCTGGTCCACGGCGAGCTGATCACGGGCGCAACAACCAACACCCTGCACCAATCGGCAGCGAGTTAG
- a CDS encoding helix-turn-helix domain-containing protein, whose translation MDHHSPPFEPPLPVAMHQEAVPAPPWYAAQAECAGPMAMAALAVGRLDALIAGMPRGWQAGAIRRIALIEVEAMLWAQGTPIRREEIGRDVMQARADTDLSAMHLARWALRRLEGRGQLDDTRDFLGLRKADMSRLAEPMALRPAGDEFDEASEEFARKLEEFDGLHPLARPPVARILWRLAELSPADDLTEAAVWTGRSMAACCETLTFVPLGRHGRRIWNDSGNPVDRMTRHLEAVAEGAAEARVQLLRVNSWAEEARSRTSRIKGSNSLRVIAALAAQPLMTTAMVEEHAGISRDTAERLLSRMLAMGLVREITGTRRFRLWTAAA comes from the coding sequence ATGGACCACCACAGCCCTCCCTTTGAACCTCCCCTGCCCGTCGCGATGCATCAAGAGGCTGTGCCCGCGCCGCCATGGTATGCTGCTCAGGCCGAATGCGCCGGACCCATGGCAATGGCGGCCTTGGCCGTGGGGCGGCTGGACGCGCTGATCGCGGGCATGCCGCGGGGTTGGCAGGCTGGCGCCATCCGCCGCATTGCCCTGATCGAAGTCGAGGCCATGCTCTGGGCGCAAGGGACCCCGATCCGGCGCGAGGAAATCGGCCGCGACGTCATGCAGGCGCGGGCCGACACAGATCTGAGTGCCATGCATCTGGCGCGTTGGGCCCTGCGTCGCCTGGAGGGTCGTGGCCAGTTGGACGACACCCGGGATTTCCTGGGCCTGCGCAAAGCCGATATGTCAAGACTGGCCGAGCCCATGGCGCTGCGCCCCGCCGGGGATGAATTCGATGAGGCCAGCGAGGAATTCGCCCGCAAACTGGAAGAGTTCGACGGCCTGCATCCGCTGGCACGCCCTCCGGTTGCCCGTATCCTGTGGCGATTGGCCGAGTTGTCGCCTGCCGATGATCTGACCGAGGCGGCCGTATGGACCGGGCGTTCCATGGCCGCCTGCTGCGAAACCCTGACCTTCGTGCCACTGGGACGGCATGGCCGCAGGATCTGGAATGACAGCGGCAACCCCGTCGACAGGATGACCCGGCATCTGGAAGCGGTGGCCGAGGGCGCAGCCGAGGCAAGGGTGCAACTGCTGCGTGTCAACAGCTGGGCCGAAGAGGCCAGATCGCGCACGTCACGGATCAAGGGCAGCAATTCGCTTCGGGTGATCGCCGCGCTGGCCGCGCAACCGCTGATGACCACCGCCATGGTGGAAGAACATGCCGGGATCAGCCGGGACACTGCCGAACGGCTGCTCAGCCGGATGCTGGCGATGGGTCTGGTGCGCGAAATCACCGGCACCAGACGTTTTCGCTTGTGGACGGCTGCGGCCTGA